A region from the Candidatus Brocadiaceae bacterium genome encodes:
- a CDS encoding RidA family protein: MASVDERLKELGLELPPAAAPLAQYVPAKRLGEGVSVAQGRECARLCALNALAAVKQAAGSLESVAEVVQLRGFVRSAPDFGDQPEVVNAASELMAALFGEAGRHVRSAVGVSALPRGVPVELELIVRLKA; encoded by the coding sequence ATGGCGAGCGTGGACGAGAGGCTGAAGGAGCTGGGCCTGGAGTTGCCGCCGGCGGCTGCGCCGCTGGCGCAGTACGTGCCGGCGAAGCGGCTGGGGGAGGGGGTGTCGGTCGCGCAGGGGCGCGAGTGTGCGCGGCTGTGCGCGCTGAACGCACTGGCGGCCGTGAAGCAGGCGGCCGGGAGTCTGGAGTCCGTGGCGGAGGTGGTGCAGCTCCGGGGGTTCGTCCGCAGCGCGCCGGACTTCGGGGACCAGCCGGAGGTGGTCAACGCGGCGTCCGAGCTGATGGCGGCCCTGTTCGGCGAGGCGGGCCGGCACGTGCGTTCGGCGGTGGGCGTGAGCGCCCTGCCGCGGGGCGTGCCGGTGGAGCTGGAGCTGATCGTGCGGCTCAAGGCGTAG